The proteins below are encoded in one region of Methylobacillus flagellatus KT:
- a CDS encoding Spy/CpxP family protein refolding chaperone — MTKPRKLLVPSLILASSLLALNIAVTHAGTEHGDKRCDKEKKHAAHGEHRGFSEGHFLERKLGKLGLSSEQQAQVKQIVDKQKPALAEKRQALHASFKALASASATDQYDQKKVQEIASEQAKLQADLLVLRSNTLHEVYQVLTPEQKQKWTEFQSKVRPRHGEKASSIG, encoded by the coding sequence ATGACCAAGCCACGCAAACTCCTGGTCCCCTCTCTTATCCTGGCATCATCCTTACTCGCACTGAATATCGCAGTGACCCATGCCGGGACGGAACATGGTGACAAGAGGTGCGACAAGGAAAAAAAGCATGCCGCGCATGGTGAGCATCGCGGTTTTTCAGAAGGACATTTCCTGGAGCGCAAGCTCGGCAAGCTGGGCCTGAGCAGTGAGCAGCAAGCCCAAGTGAAGCAGATCGTGGATAAGCAGAAGCCGGCACTGGCTGAAAAGCGCCAGGCCCTGCATGCCTCGTTCAAGGCCTTGGCTTCAGCCTCGGCAACCGATCAATACGATCAAAAGAAAGTGCAGGAGATCGCCAGCGAACAAGCCAAGCTGCAAGCAGATTTATTGGTGTTGCGCAGCAATACGCTGCACGAGGTCTATCAGGTGCTGACGCCTGAACAAAAGCAGAAATGGACCGAGTTTCAATCCAAAGTGCGCCCACGGCACGGCGAAAAAGCCTCGTCTATCGGGTAG
- a CDS encoding formate dehydrogenase subunit delta yields the protein MNIEQLVKMANQIGDFFQSYPDHEQAKKDIASHLQRFWAPQMRQQIMQHINTHPSDNGLAPLVSSAIKEYLH from the coding sequence ATGAACATCGAGCAGCTGGTGAAGATGGCCAACCAGATCGGGGACTTCTTCCAGTCCTATCCCGATCATGAACAGGCTAAAAAGGATATAGCAAGCCATCTGCAACGCTTCTGGGCACCACAGATGCGCCAGCAGATCATGCAGCACATCAACACACACCCAAGTGATAACGGTCTTGCGCCACTGGTATCAAGCGCGATCAAGGAATATCTGCATTAG